The genomic DNA GGGTTTTTTACTCCCATGTGAACGCCCCCTTTCGCCAGACATACACATAGCCAATCATCAAGACCAGCAGGAAGAGCAGCAATTCGACCAGCCCGAACACCTTGAGCTGGCGCAGCAGGACGGCCAGCGGATAAAACGAGACGATTTCAATATCGAAAACAATAAAAAGCATACCCGTCAAGAGATACTTCACGGGAAAACGTCTTTTAGGCGCTTCAATCTCTTGAATGCCGCATTCATAAGGCGCGAGCTTCTCAGGTGTTGGTCTCTTAGGCCCGAGAATGCTGGTCAGAATCATGACCAGAGCACCGAAGAGGATAGCCAGCGCGACCAGAATTAAAATGGGGATAATTCCCATGGCCGGGATCCTTCACTTCTTTAATGTAATACTGTCAGGCACCGTACATAGCTGGTACCTATGTGTCAATTGTACACTACCTCATTCGTATGGTAGCATAGCAAGCTCGATGGTGTCAAATGAGAACGTGACTGCGGATTCTTCGCTGCGCTCAGAATGACAGGTCCCGGGCACACTCTGGTGTCTCCGGGACCTGTCATTCTGAGCGCAGCGAAGAATCCGCGGCAGGCAGG from Ktedonobacteraceae bacterium includes the following:
- the ndhC gene encoding NADH-quinone oxidoreductase subunit A; the protein is MGIIPILILVALAILFGALVMILTSILGPKRPTPEKLAPYECGIQEIEAPKRRFPVKYLLTGMLFIVFDIEIVSFYPLAVLLRQLKVFGLVELLLFLLVLMIGYVYVWRKGAFTWE